A region from the Maridesulfovibrio zosterae DSM 11974 genome encodes:
- the ald gene encoding alanine dehydrogenase, with the protein MLIGIPKEIKIMENRVAMTPGAVETLVRRGHAVVVEEGAGIGSGLSDDEYIAAGARMVTVDEAWSAEMVIKVKEPIASEYKYLRDDLLLFTYLHLAADKALTDALLASGTTGIAYETVQLPDGALPLLTPMSEVAGRMAAQEGALHLEKPKGGRGVLLGGVPGVAPANVMVIGGGVVGTNAAKIAAGMGARVTIFDVSHARLQYLDDIFGGRISTMTSTEPNIRAAVTTADLVVGAVLIPGAKAPNLITRDMLSTMKEGAVIVDVAVDQGGCVETIKPTTHTDPTYEVDGVVHYGVANMPGAVPRTSTFALVNQTLPYALQLADKGLDALRENNSLKLGLNTINGKLTFAAVGEAFGLETITPDEALA; encoded by the coding sequence ATGCTGATCGGTATCCCAAAAGAGATTAAAATCATGGAGAACAGGGTTGCTATGACCCCTGGAGCTGTTGAAACACTCGTACGCCGTGGTCATGCTGTTGTGGTTGAAGAAGGTGCCGGTATTGGCTCAGGCCTTTCTGATGATGAATATATCGCAGCTGGAGCCAGAATGGTAACTGTTGATGAAGCATGGTCTGCTGAAATGGTTATCAAGGTCAAAGAACCTATTGCTTCAGAGTATAAATACCTTCGTGACGATCTCCTGCTTTTTACCTATTTGCATCTTGCTGCTGATAAAGCCCTCACTGATGCTTTACTTGCCTCTGGAACAACCGGTATTGCCTATGAAACTGTTCAGCTTCCTGACGGAGCCCTTCCTCTGCTTACTCCCATGAGTGAAGTAGCCGGACGTATGGCAGCTCAGGAAGGCGCGCTTCATCTAGAAAAACCAAAAGGTGGACGTGGGGTATTGCTTGGCGGTGTGCCCGGTGTTGCTCCAGCAAATGTTATGGTTATCGGTGGTGGTGTTGTTGGTACCAACGCTGCTAAAATTGCTGCAGGTATGGGGGCAAGAGTAACTATTTTTGACGTAAGCCACGCACGTCTGCAGTATCTTGATGATATTTTTGGTGGTAGAATCAGTACAATGACTTCAACCGAACCTAACATCCGTGCTGCAGTGACTACTGCTGACCTTGTTGTCGGCGCAGTTCTTATTCCCGGAGCAAAAGCTCCTAATCTGATTACTCGAGATATGCTTTCTACTATGAAAGAAGGTGCCGTTATTGTAGACGTTGCTGTTGACCAGGGCGGATGTGTTGAAACAATTAAACCTACAACTCATACCGATCCTACTTATGAGGTCGACGGAGTTGTTCATTACGGTGTTGCTAACATGCCCGGAGCTGTTCCCAGAACTTCTACATTTGCACTTGTCAACCAAACTCTGCCTTATGCTTTACAGCTTGCAGATAAGGGGCTTGATGCTCTGCGTGAAAATAATTCGCTTAAACTTGGATTAAACACGATTAATGGAAAGCTGACTTTTGCAGCTGTTGGTGAAGCTTTTGGACTTGAAACAATTACTCCGGACGAAGCATTAGCTTAG